The Sediminispirochaeta smaragdinae DSM 11293 genome has a segment encoding these proteins:
- a CDS encoding response regulator → MATHDDCQELLLARERELDLLRKIISSIFSSPDYFVALERVLGEVVRATGWKFGEAWILSEDESALVNSRIYYTEEPSLSGFFEESLVYSFPYGVGLPGKALERREAVWFQDVSTNKEFLRAAIAARYGLKAGFSIPVFSGERVWGVLVFFAYEARRQEPGMIRLVSAVAAPLGEVIQRKELEYRLRQEQERSRQLETAKNFFFQNISHELRTPMNGILGLTQLLTDEIENPEQRELLGLITDSGNRLLHIFEKMLHLLQLNRPVSDEINTEGNILVVDPLIDEVVQRYRMSAIKKKLSFEFIMGASQAQITGNADFFRQAVDYLLENAFKFTCSGGIKVVTGLVGRGQKRRVYINVVDTGIGIAPAKQRLIFEDFRQADEGIDRPFEGIGLGLSLVKRIVDMMDGDIELQSEEGAGSSFTIFFPLVAGLHEYHGMLAPRQGGYRSDAEGEKRILLVEDNFINLLVIEKHLEHDFAVTRASSGEKALEAAQKKRFDLVLMDINLGRGIDGIETTRQLRLMEPYQSTPIIAVTGYAMDKDRESLLGIGFNEYIAKPFSMEMLDTVITKVL, encoded by the coding sequence AGGAGCTCTTACTTGCCAGAGAACGGGAGCTCGATCTCCTGCGGAAGATCATCTCTAGTATTTTCTCATCTCCAGACTATTTTGTCGCTCTGGAACGAGTGCTTGGCGAGGTAGTCAGAGCAACCGGATGGAAATTCGGAGAGGCATGGATCCTTTCCGAAGATGAATCGGCACTTGTCAATAGCAGGATCTACTACACCGAGGAGCCGTCGCTCAGCGGTTTTTTTGAAGAAAGTCTCGTATATTCGTTTCCTTACGGAGTCGGTCTTCCGGGAAAAGCGCTTGAACGAAGAGAGGCCGTTTGGTTTCAGGATGTAAGCACCAATAAGGAGTTCCTCCGTGCAGCCATTGCTGCTCGCTACGGATTAAAGGCCGGGTTCTCGATACCGGTATTTAGTGGTGAGCGCGTATGGGGCGTGCTTGTTTTTTTTGCCTATGAGGCTAGACGGCAGGAACCGGGGATGATTCGGCTTGTTTCCGCCGTTGCAGCTCCTTTGGGAGAGGTTATCCAGCGGAAAGAACTTGAATATCGGCTGCGACAGGAACAGGAACGCTCACGTCAGCTCGAGACTGCAAAGAATTTTTTCTTTCAGAACATCAGTCATGAACTACGAACTCCGATGAACGGAATCCTTGGGCTTACACAGCTTCTTACCGATGAGATAGAAAATCCGGAGCAGCGGGAACTTCTTGGTTTGATAACCGATTCGGGCAATCGATTGCTTCATATCTTTGAGAAAATGTTGCATCTACTTCAGCTGAACCGTCCGGTGAGCGATGAAATCAACACCGAGGGGAATATTCTTGTGGTTGACCCTCTTATTGATGAAGTGGTACAGCGATATCGGATGAGCGCGATTAAAAAGAAACTCTCTTTTGAATTCATTATGGGGGCTTCTCAGGCCCAAATCACGGGAAATGCGGACTTTTTTCGACAGGCGGTTGATTATCTTCTCGAGAATGCATTCAAATTTACGTGCAGCGGTGGCATTAAGGTTGTAACCGGCCTCGTTGGGAGGGGGCAAAAACGGCGTGTCTATATCAACGTTGTTGATACGGGAATCGGGATAGCACCTGCAAAGCAGCGGCTTATCTTCGAAGATTTCCGACAGGCAGATGAGGGGATCGACAGGCCCTTCGAAGGAATCGGCCTTGGCCTTTCTTTGGTAAAACGGATTGTCGACATGATGGATGGGGATATTGAGCTTCAAAGTGAAGAGGGGGCAGGCTCCTCCTTTACCATCTTTTTTCCACTTGTTGCTGGTCTGCACGAGTATCATGGCATGCTCGCACCTCGGCAGGGGGGCTATCGGAGTGATGCCGAAGGGGAAAAGCGGATACTCCTTGTAGAAGATAATTTCATCAACCTTTTGGTTATCGAGAAGCATCTGGAACATGATTTTGCGGTTACGCGTGCTTCTTCTGGCGAGAAAGCCCTTGAGGCGGCACAGAAAAAGCGGTTTGATCTGGTTTTGATGGATATCAATCTGGGGCGTGGCATCGACGGTATCGAAACGACCAGGCAACTGAGGTTAATGGAGCCGTATCAGTCGACTCCCATCATTGCCGTCACCGGTTATGCAATGGATAAGGATCGTGAGTCGCTGCTTGGCATCGGTTTTAACGAATATATTGCAAAGCCTTTCTCAATGGAGATGCTGGATACGGTCATTACCAAGGTTCTTTAA